One genomic window of Corythoichthys intestinalis isolate RoL2023-P3 chromosome 18, ASM3026506v1, whole genome shotgun sequence includes the following:
- the LOC130906912 gene encoding uncharacterized protein LOC130906912, translating to MADNFARRQELKAKRLEHIRRNNAVDALLDLSKECCREQSVCQDVEVAVEAGPNVNAPLLDMGTQTSCTMDEMASLEEECQRLRTENLELKRKLSETSFDESGFTDENSAKVTNFTGLPCLAVLMAIFELVKPHMTERKVSKFQQFIMCLLKMKFFINNDFLACLFKLSRSSVSRIFLENIELLYKYAVPALVFWPDKDIIRQALPACFYGKFKNCTSIIDCFELFIARPSDLQARAQTYSQYKSHNTIKFLISITPQGHISFISKGWGGRTSDKYVTDHSGYLDKLKRGDVVLADRGFDVANSIALRHATLHIPAFTRSKSQLDAMDVLETRKIANVRIHVERVIGMVRKKISVLNSVIPITMIQSANNETTCLDKIVAIACALCNACPPIVPSD from the coding sequence ATGGCTGACAACTTTGCAAGACGGCAAGAATTAAAGGCAAAAAGACTGGAACATATCCGTCGTAACAATGCAGTGGATGCATTGTTGGATCTTTCGAAAGAGTGTTGTCGAGAACAGAGTGTGTGTCAGGATGTAGAGGTGGCTGTTGAAGCTGGCCCCAATGTCAATGCCCCTCTTCTTGATATGGGGACCCAAACGAGTTGTACTATGGATGAAATGGCATCACTTGAGGAGGAATGCCAGAGGTTAAGGACTGAAAATCTTGAACTGAAAAGAAAGCTGAGTGAAACTAGCTTTGATGAGTCTGGCTTTACTGACGAAAATTCTGCGAAGGTGACCAACTTCACTGGACTTCCCTGTCTGGCAGTGCTCATGGCGATATTTGAGCTGGTGAAACCACACATGACTGAAAGGAAAGTGTCAAAATTCCAGCAGTTTATCATGTGCCTACTGAAGATGAAGTTCTTCATTAACAATGACTTTCTGGCCTGTTTATTTAAGCTGAGCAGGTCGAGTGTTTCTCGGATTTTCCTGGAAAATATTGAACTTCTTTATAAGTACGCTGTACCTGCTCTTGTATTCTGGCCTGATAAGGATATTATTCGGCAAGCTTTACCTGCATGTTTTTATGGAAAATTTAAGAATTGTACATCAATAATAGATTGTTTTGAATTGTTTATTGCCAGACCCAGTGACCTGCAAGCTCGCGCTCAAACCTACTCTCAGTACAAATCCcataacactataaaattcctaatCAGTATTACACCTCAGGGGCATATATCTTTCATTTCAAAAGGGTGGGGGGGCAGAACATCAGATAAATATGTCACGGACCATTCAGGTTACCTGGATAAGCTCAAGAGAGGTGACGTTGTGCTTGCAGATCGTGGTTTTGATGTTGCCAATTCAATTGCCCTTCGACATGCTACATTACACATTCCTGCATTTACTAGAAGTAAATCTCAGCTGGATGCCATGGATGTTTTAGAAACTAGAAAAATTGCTAATGTCAGGATACATGTAGAAAGAGTTATAGGAATGGTTCGAAAAAAAATTTCTGTTCTAAATTCAGTAATTCCAATCACTATGATTCAATCAGCCAATAATGAAACGACATGTCTCGATAAAATTGTTGCAATTGCTTGTGCACTTTGCAATGCCTGCCCTCCCATTGTTCCGTCCGACTGA